In the Jatrophihabitans endophyticus genome, one interval contains:
- a CDS encoding sugar transferase — translation MKRVLDVVVGGTALVISAPVQAVIAVLVARRLGRPVLFRQPRPGRHGQPFTLTKFRTMREPDPARGLVTDADRMTPFGAFLRSTSLDELPTLWNVVRGDMSLVGPRPLLVRYLERYTPAQARRHEVRPGVTGLAQVSGRNLLDWEARFAADVDYVDRRSLRLDLQIVRRTLGSVLRRDGIAADGDVTMPEFDGALRVVD, via the coding sequence GTGAAGCGGGTCCTCGACGTCGTCGTCGGCGGCACGGCCCTCGTGATCTCGGCGCCGGTGCAGGCCGTGATCGCGGTGCTGGTCGCCCGCCGTCTCGGCCGTCCCGTGCTGTTCCGCCAGCCGCGGCCGGGACGCCACGGCCAACCGTTCACGCTCACCAAGTTCCGCACCATGCGCGAACCGGATCCGGCGCGCGGGCTCGTCACCGACGCCGACCGGATGACCCCGTTCGGGGCGTTCCTGCGCAGCACCAGCCTCGACGAGCTGCCGACGCTGTGGAACGTCGTGCGCGGCGACATGAGCCTGGTCGGCCCGCGCCCCCTGCTCGTGCGGTACCTCGAGCGCTACACGCCGGCGCAGGCGCGGCGCCACGAGGTGCGCCCCGGCGTCACCGGTCTGGCCCAGGTGTCGGGTCGCAACCTGCTGGACTGGGAGGCCAGGTTCGCCGCCGACGTCGACTACGTGGACCGCCGCTCGTTGCGGCTCGACCTGCAGATCGTCCGGCGCACGCTCGGCTCGGTCCTGCGTCGCGACGGCATCGCCGCCGACGGCGACGTGACGATGCCCGAGTTCGACGGGGCGTTGCGTGTCGTCGACTAA
- a CDS encoding DegT/DnrJ/EryC1/StrS family aminotransferase, producing the protein MTAVLLSAPDVGELESRYVAAALASGWVAPAGPDLAAFETEMATRVGVGHAVGLSSGTAGLHLGLLTLGVGRGDVVLTSTMTFAATANAIAYTGASPFFVDSDATGNVDVGLLAEAARTVVDSGRRLGAIVPVDLLGKCCDLAAIERLAAELEVPLLVDAAESVGATRDGRPSGSFGAASVFSFNGNKIMTTSGGGMLLTDDGALAERVRYLSTQARQPVAHYEHTDIGYNYRLSNVLAALGRAQLARLDRMIERRRAVRAAYRAQFDGVVGVEVFGGDDAADNCWLTCIVVDPTAGWSPTQLSQHLAARGIESRPMWKPMHLQPVFANTERLVDGTAERLFARGLTLPSGSGMTDPDLARVRAAIDDFLAAR; encoded by the coding sequence GTGACCGCCGTTCTGCTCTCGGCCCCCGACGTCGGGGAGCTGGAGAGCAGGTACGTCGCCGCGGCGCTCGCGTCGGGATGGGTGGCGCCGGCCGGGCCCGACCTCGCCGCGTTCGAGACCGAGATGGCGACCCGCGTCGGTGTCGGCCACGCGGTCGGGCTGTCCTCGGGCACCGCGGGCCTGCACCTCGGCCTGCTCACCCTCGGCGTCGGGCGCGGGGACGTCGTCCTCACCTCGACCATGACCTTCGCGGCGACCGCCAACGCGATCGCCTACACCGGGGCGAGCCCGTTCTTCGTCGACTCGGACGCGACCGGCAACGTCGACGTCGGCCTGCTCGCCGAGGCCGCGCGCACGGTGGTCGACAGCGGGCGGCGCCTCGGCGCGATCGTGCCGGTGGACCTGCTCGGCAAGTGCTGCGACCTCGCCGCGATCGAGCGGCTCGCCGCCGAGCTCGAGGTGCCCCTCCTCGTCGACGCCGCCGAGTCGGTGGGCGCGACGCGCGACGGACGGCCGTCCGGTTCGTTCGGCGCCGCGTCGGTGTTCTCGTTCAACGGCAACAAGATCATGACGACGTCCGGCGGCGGCATGCTGCTGACCGACGACGGCGCGCTCGCCGAGCGGGTGCGTTACCTCTCGACCCAGGCGCGACAGCCGGTCGCGCACTACGAGCACACCGACATCGGCTACAACTACCGGCTCAGCAACGTGCTGGCCGCGCTGGGCCGTGCCCAGCTCGCCCGGCTCGACCGGATGATCGAGCGGCGCCGGGCCGTGCGGGCCGCCTACCGCGCGCAGTTCGACGGCGTGGTCGGGGTCGAGGTGTTCGGTGGCGACGACGCGGCCGACAACTGCTGGCTGACCTGCATCGTGGTCGACCCGACCGCCGGGTGGTCGCCGACGCAGCTGTCGCAGCACCTGGCCGCGCGGGGCATCGAGAGCCGGCCGATGTGGAAGCCGATGCACCTGCAGCCGGTGTTCGCCAACACGGAGCGTCTCGTCGACGGCACCGCCGAGCGGCTGTTCGCGCGCGGCCTCACGCTGCCCAGCGGATCGGGCATGACCGACCCCGACCTCGCGCGCGTCCGCGCCGCGATCGACGACTTCCTGGCCGCCCGGTGA